TGACTTTTTTTACCTTGTGTCAGTTCTTGCTCTTCCTATTCATTTCTAATTCTACTCCAGCTACATCTTAGAGATCTTAAAAAACCCGAAAATGGAAGAGGAGTGCATTTTGATTAGTGTTTTTCATCTTGTCTTATAGTTTTTCTGATCATGCAATGGCTACTCTGGGTCTATGTTTTTCCTATCTCGATGTTTGACTTAATTATACCTTCTTTTCACTCttcatcctctttttttttttaattttttacccaCTGGTTCTGTTAATTCCTCACTTGTTTTGCATAAAGCTGTATACAATAGTAAATTGCACCAAGTGCTTGTCACTGTATCTCATACCTGTATGCACTCTCGCAgtctttttcctttgcttttgaTGATGCTGTGCAGTATGGCTCGGTCTTTAGGTTGTTTTTTGTATATGGCTCTTAGCTTATGTTGGGCTTATGTGGTTGCTGTAGGAGTTGGCCATTACCTCAGATGAGGCTTTGAGCTTGGAAGAGTTGCCTAAGCATGCTGTGATACTTGGAGGAGGGTGAGTCTTCCTGTTATTTTGTTAATGATTTTCTTCTCAGCATGTATCTGgcttcttttgatttttacaACTGGTGTTTAATAGGTACATTGCTGTCGAGTTTGCTTCAATATGGCGTGGCATGGGTGCAACTGTGGATCTATGTTTCAGAAAGGAACTTCCATTGAGGTTGTACAAGTTTTGTTTGTTCACAGATTCTTTGTTCTTTAACTTCCCCACCCGTTGGAAATGAAGACTGCAGTTTaacttattaatatttacttatttgCATCTTTTCTCTCTGTGATGATTACTCACTCTCTCAGAAATTGGCCATCATTTTTTAAAGACTCCTGGTCTTGAATTCATCTCCCTTGTGATACTCTGAAATGTCAATTTATATTgctcaaatatacaaaactcTATATAAGCTTAAGAACTGCTGTCATGTCTCCCATAATCACACTCAGTGGTGGAGCCACGTAGAAGTGAGGGTGGGCAATTACTGCCCCCCCCCttcaaatttgataaaattataCAACGgccataaaaattttgaaaatttttaagttTGCACCATATTTTGCACCCTGAATTTTATAAAACTGTCTCCTTTAGTTGCATTGCCCACCTTAGATTTAAGAAAATTCCTTTCTATACATAGATTATCCTCTTAACATCTATATATTCCCTCCTCATTCTACATTGATTCTCTTAACATCTATATAGTACCTCCTTTAACAAAAATTCTGGACCTATTCCAAATTAAACATTGACGACAcataatgggaaaaaaaaaagatttggccTTTCAAATCGAAGTACATAGTATATTTCTTATATAAATCTAAGAGCATGATTTATGCTGAAGTTGATTGTTGGAACCCCTCACCATGAGGTCCTGGCTCCGCCACTGATCACATTGGATATCGCTTGAATATGGGCCATGCTAGTTTTCCCAACTGCATTTCTGTCATTGTACCATTAACATGCCATCCCACTGGTTTTTATTGTCCAATCTGCTCACTGCAAAAAATGCTTTTTATTCAGCATACTGATTGCTGTAGAGTCAGTCTTGAAGCTGCTTATATTCTGTATGAAATGATAATTCCATGAGGTAACCAGACTAATGATTTTCACAACAAATCTGTTTTTGCTTAGTGTTCTTATAAAagataagaattattttgcttAATGAACCCTCCTTATCCTGCTGGTGTTTGTGATTGTGGATCTGTTGTCAATTAATTTCTCCTGAAAATAAATTTGCCACCAATGCGCACTTCTGGTTATGTTTTTTACATTGTTAtaataggctttgtttggaaTTTCTTTGGGTTATATTCGGTTTGATGGGTAGGTGCTTATGGCCTTTGTTATCCTCCAAAATCTGTAATTGCAGAGGTTTTGATGACGAGATGCGTGCAGTAGTTGCAAGAAATCTGGAAGGCAGGGGAATCCATATGCACCCCCAAACAACCTTGACTGAGGTACTTACATCTTTGCTGACAAACGTATTTAGGTCTTCATACATTTTAACAGATCATCTGAAATAGAAAGAAAAGCAGCAGTCTTCTCTTCATCCCATATCCTGCAATTGTTGTAGCACTTGAACTTGTTCCTGCTAGTCTAAGTGATAATGACTTTCTATGTTCAAATCCTAACAGCATTGATATTTTGGCTATTTAGCTGGTGAAAACAGAAGAAGGCATAAAAGTTCGCACAGATCATGGAGAAGAACTGATTGCTGATGTTGTGCTTTTTGCTACAGGTAATTGCTGACATTACTCTACATGTGAGAGCATCAATGTGCACCTTGAAGTTTAATGTGGTTTAAGAATGAATAGTGGAGGTTTAACCTTTGCACTTCTACATTTAACGGAAGACCACCCTCTGCAATTTCAACCAACTACTATATGATGatcaaaatagaaaataaagaaagaaacaaagcaaAAAGGCAGCATGTGGTTGCATAAAAGTTGTGAACGTGGAGGTCTTGGGAGTGGTTAATCTGTCTTGTCTTTGTGTTTAAACTATAGCAGCAATTGAAATGCATTTTATGGATTGTTTCTATTTGACATTCTTATCCCTGAAGGATAATTTTCCTGGCAATAGATACCccatcttttcttgtttttgttgtcTTTTTTGCAAAGTTAGATTCCATCTGATGGAATATAGCTTTGCTGGAATCTAATTTTGATGGTCCATAATTCTCATTATTCTTTAAAAGAATTTAAGACACTAGATACTTGGTATTGAAGTGTGCAAGGAATCTCATTCTGTTAACTTCTGATGTTCTCGTAGCAGGTTGGCCATGTTCAGTGCCAACCTTTAGCAGGCTTGCCCTTTACATATCTGAATTTGCACTTACAGTTTTTAGTGATGTTCGTTTTGTTTTCTGAACATATTTTGTTCTGTCATCTATTCTGTCTGAAAAGTTGTCAACATTATTTGGTCCTGAAACGTGCTGAGGAATAAGTGAATGGATCTCATCTTCCGACCCTTTTCTTGGGCTAATCTAGGATTCATTTATTGGTGGTTGCAGGTCGGGCCCCTAATACAAAAAGGTTGAATTTGGAAGCTGTGGGCGTTGAACTCGATAAAATTGGAGCTATAAAGGTTAGCCTTTGTTTAATTGTTCTGTATTTGTTTTCCTTCTGCTAAAAGAATTTGTGGATGTGGAAAAATGGTGTTGCGGATTGAGTTCAAATGACCAACACGTTTTAGTCGTGACTGCAACTGACTGTTGCCCAGCTTACCGAACAACTTCAAGTGCTTAAAAGAATTTGTTCTCAACATGTTATGTTGCgaatttcttttccttgtttctCTAATTTTTTGGGAAAGGGATTCGCTTTCTAAGAACCTTTTCATGTCTAATTCTTCAGTTCCGATGCATGCTAGCCTGATGAGATATTGTAAAGCTTAGGCCCAAACCAGTTTATTGCTAGGTGATGCTATTTGTTAGCATATCTGGAAACTGTGCATCTAACTGTTGGACAAGCTGGCATATCTAGAGGCTGTCTGAATTTCATCTACTATACAAAGCTCTCGTCTTTTCTCTTCTATTCATAAACTGTTGGATTTTTACATGTCCTATCTTTGCCTCCATTGTGTATGTGGTTTTAAATTGTGTCCTCAGACCTCCTAGGCCTTGATGTACACAATTTTTAACAATCCTAGGCATTTGGCGAGCATGAATTTCTACGAGTGGACTTACTCTAAAATAATAGGCTTCTTTGTCAAGTAGACACAGAGGTTCATTGTTGTGGTGACTGATTCATTCATCCCTTTTTGGTGATATTGAAGAAAAACTGTTATGGTGTTTTGTCTGAAGATTAGGACTTGCTGATTTGGTTAATTCTTACTGCTCTCCCTCTTTTTTCCAATTCCCTTTTCTAGGTCGATGAATACTCTCGGACAAACATACCTAGCATATGGGCCATTGGTGATGTTACTAATCGAGTTAATCTCACTCCAGTTGCCTTGATGGAAGGAACCTGTTTTGCAGTATGTTCTGCTCTTGCCCGTTATTTGTTGTTATGCTTGTGATGGAGATTGTTGGAGTATGTTTGATTTGATGTCCTGCCAATTTAGTGTTTCTCTTAATGAATATTATGCTGGTTGTTTGCAGAAAACTGTTTTTGGTGGACAGCCTACAAAACCTGATTATGTTCACATTCCTTGTGCTGTCTTCTGGTATTGGCTCTTTCTCTATGCCCTGTTTGAAGTTGTCCTAATGTTTTACATGGTCGTGAAGCTTCTTGTGTGCAAAATAATTTATTCCAAGCTTCCTTACGGCTTCCTTGTAATAATTTTCAAGGGCTAACAGTGCAATGAGTCGAGTTAAGAACTATTTATGCTCTTATTGAATTTATTTGGTATTCATTGGCTTTCACTATTGTGTAATGACTGACTTGTATACTCGATATCAACACACGTTTGCACTAGCGCATGCAGTGATTCAGTTTCTTCACCTGATTACTGCCGGAATAACAGAGGACCTCAGAGTTGGCTCTGAAAGGGATCAAATTACCCTAAACTTTGTAGATCTGGTTTGAAGGAAAGTGGATAATATTATAGGCGGTACTTACTATTAGTTATTGCTGGCTAGCTGGCTATCCATGCTAAGCAAATTTCCATATAGTCCACATGAATACATCTGATCTCTGGTTGCAAGTGATGGATAAATTGTTGAATTAGACCAGAACCATACTTTTGTTCATCTTTTGCTGAAATTATATCTCTAGGTGCTGAACTATTTAAGCAGTTAACAATTTTGTCAAACGATGAAATAGATTTTGTTTTATATAGAATCCTTTAGAATCAGAAATATTTATGTTTCCTTGATAAAGTTCATTTTGGTTTCCTCCTGTTGTCAAATTTTTTCATGTTACTTTCGCATTTAAGCAGCAAAGGAGGGGGCAGTATTTAGATAAAATTTGCCTTTCTATTTTGTACTTTTTAAGTTTTCATTGCATGCAACAAAACTCTGTTGTCTACATTGGCTGTTGTAGGATACCCTATTGGACATATTAAGTGTAGGTCAATTGAACTGGTGTGCACTAAGTATATTCATATTTGAATGCTATGTTATGGCTGAGTATGGGTATAATTTCTCTTTTAGTTTAAAGTTTTGGCCCCTCTTGTCCAAAGTATTGATTTTTGACTATCTTGCTTTTTATCTCTTTGACAGCATACCACCTCTTTCTGTGGTTGGACTTACTGAGGAGCAGGCTATAGAGCAAGCCAACGGCGAATTGTTGGTTTTTACGTCGTCTTTCAATCCAATGAAGAACACAATTTCTGGGTATGAATGtcagaaattaaaaattaaaagttcattaaattattaactGTATATAATTTCTTTTCACCATGTAATGACTACGAATGAAATCTCTGCTTTGACTGCCACATCATTTCATAAAGTTGCTGGCCATAGTTACTGAGTAGCTCCTATCTGACCAGAGGTTACTTCATTTTAGTACTTTTAATAGCTGTCAGCTGTAGGCAATTGTATGTTGTTTGTACCCCTTTCTTTTGTAGCTGTACTGATTACTAAAATCGGAACTATGTCAAGcttgttttctctttcttttggaaaatAATGTACTTGACATATACATGGAACATGTTAATACCTATATTGTGCGCACACCAAAGCAGTATTGATATGATCATCAAATGATATCATAAATATTTGTCCATTGAAAAAATGCCTTTGCTGTAGGCGGCAGGAAAAGACAATTATGAAGCTCGTTGTTGAAGCTGAGACGGATAAAGTTCTAGGAGCATCTATGTGTGGTCCGGATGCACCTGAAATTATGCAGGTACAACATTAGATATTCAAGGACATAGGGGAGATGCTACACATGCAGAAAGAAATTCATCCTTGGTTCTAAGCAAGTTTTACTTCCTACTGTGTTTTATCACTTCACACTTTGTTGTCATTGCAGTAGTTCATATGCATTTCTCTCAGTCAAACTGCAGATCTGGGTTGAATTTCTGCATAAGCAaagtttattttcaatttctagttttgtttcATGCCACTTACTCTTCTCTCTTCTCATACTGTTGCTTTGAATGAAATAATTTGGATATATGATGTGACCAGATGGACTATTTGCAAAAGCAGTTGTACTTTTTGTTTGGTTCTTAACGGAAAGACATAACTGAAACTGAAACAAGGTGAAATTAATCAGTGTATTGCATGAAAATTGTCAGATAATTCTTGGTCAACTAATTTTGTGTGTACTTGAACTGTTACGAAGAAGACGACATGTTTATTGCCAAAAGCATTTGGTCTGTTCTTGCTGTTAGGAAAAGTTAAAGTGATTCCAGATTCATGCAGTACAAAATTCGCCTCTGTGGTCACTGAATATAAGTTTTGCTTGTATGTTATGCTTCTCATCACGTAGGTTGAGATTTTTATGCTGCAGGCATGAACCCTGCTTTGTCTTGTTCATTTGAACTGCACTATTTCTATAACAGGCCTTGAAGACTGCCAATGTCGAACGTTCTTGATCTTTTGTATGTTCAAATTCCCTTATAGCAGTTGGGATCTTTATTGCAGGGCATTGCTATTGCACTCAAATGTGGAGCAACTAAAGCTCAATTTGACAGCACGGTATGCTATGTTGCAGTCCGTTTTTCATTGTATCTTTATCCTTTCATCATGTTATGATCTTTCTATTGATCTTGTATAGCCCAATCAAGCAACGCTTGTGTTTCCCGCAGATTTCTATCCCATCCACATTTGATTTCTGTCAATCTTGTATTCATCAATAAGTTAGATGTTTTACTGTCAACTCATGCTTGCTCTCTTTTGATTCTCATTGGATCTTAGGCCTCTTGTGCTGTTTCTTTGCTATTTATTTTCCTACCATCAGCACTCTGGTTAATTGCTCTTTCACTGTCCCAGGTGGGCATTCACCCTTCTGCTGCTGAGGAGTTTGTTACAATGCGGTCGGTGACTAGGCGTGTCGACGCTGCTGGTAAACCAAGGACAAATCTGTAAACATCATCACATAGaaacaaagaacaaaatgaaCTATCTATCAAGATGTTTGAGGGTTTTTCTCAGCGATACTGGATTGATGTTCAAAGTACAGTCATGATGCAATAGGGGCCTGATGCAGTACAAAACAGCACAACGTTCACAAAGCAGTTCATATTACAGAAGCCAGAACTCAGAATTGTGCTTCTGTAGTTTGCTAGTTATTCATGATATGTTTTTGATTGCTATCTTATAGTATCAGAACTCAGAATTATGTTTTTCTGTTATTATGCATATAATCTGTCTGACCTCCAACAAGTCATCTTGCTATGCTTTCTTGAAGACAATACGAGCGGGAGGACCAAAAGGTATCCGCACCTATGGTAAATGGCAGACTCTAAAGAAAGATTCTTGTGCTTTATTTAATAAAACAAATCAGGCATCTGATCCCTTCTTCCATGTGTTTCTCCCTCAACTGACAACgtatacaaaatttttttttttttttttaactctaaAGAATGGGAAAATGCAACTGGATtatattttttccttctcctaAGGAAAAGGGAAGTCTTAACTAAACTGTGTAAGAGgccgaaagaaagaaaagggttcGTTCAGACCAGAAAGGTGCACTGTTACATTTTCactaaatttttttaacaatcttttggctctgtttggattcaaacttttttgaaaaataatttttttatctacaatgttacaataatatacaaacaaaaacaattccaaaaacaccatatccatataatatatcaaaaataactccaaatatacaaaaaaaatacaCAACTATCCACCACTCTCCACCACCTTACCGCCATCTCCCCCACACCCAcgactctctctcctctctctctgtACCCatctttcctctctctctctctcctcctcctcctcctcatctttttttcctcctcctctctcttcttctcctttcttcGTTCTTCTTTCCCTTTCACCGTCCCCCAATTTCCTTTCCCTCGTTTGACCGCAAGCTTCCCAATCACGATCAAATCTGATCGCGATCAGAAGCCGCGATCAAGACGGTCGTGGTTGTGGCTAAAGTCGCAGCCACCACCCACGAGCGGGAGAAGGGTTTGGGATTGGGGGAAGGAGGGAATGGGGGAGAAGAGAGAAAGGAGAGgaaagagggaggaggaggaggagaaggagaAGAGGGAGGGGATAGTTGTGGGTCGTgtaaaacttgaaaaaaaaaatatccaaaaaaattaaaaattataaaaatactcaaaaatatattttaaaaatacctctaaaaacaatccaaaaaatATCTACAGTAAACTTTTTCATATAaacagctacagtaaagtttttaaaaaatacctctaaaaacagctaatccaaacagagTCTTTGTTTTTCCACCTACAGCCaaggaaaatttaaaaaaaacccTTCTTGGTAGCCAATTTTAGGGGTGGACATGAATTGGATATCTTGATTAATTCAATCCATATCTTGTAGATcaacaattttttaatttttacttgTCTTGCATATCAACAAATACCAGTGATCGATCGGGTACTCGCTAAAAGAGAGTCGGGTCAGCGAGTACctattatattaatttatttttatattttatatattcatTTAACATTTCATATAGACTTTATCAAAGAAAAAATATCACACCGAGAAACAAACATGCAAGAGAatgcaagaaaaagaataatCAAAAGAATccaaaattaatgaaaattgtTATAAgcatttctcttttttaataGATATTTTACATCAATTAaactttttctaaaaaaaaaagtaacatgaACTCTataaatgaatcttgtaaacaAATTAAATGCGCTCATAATTGAGGCTCATATTTGAGGTGTAATTTgctcaataaaattacttagtTAACTCTAAAAATAATACTTTGTAgtgtatataaaaataaaaatatgtatgCAAAAGGGGTCGAATATCCGTGGATTTTTAATCCTCCAACCTTATCCCACCTCATATATAAGTAGGTATCCGATCTACTTTTGATTCTCTCAAATAATGTTGATCAAATACCCAATTGTTTGCGGATCGAATCGGATTCCACAAATTTTAGGATTAGCGAATATTTTTTCCGATCCCTAGCTAACTTACTAAAAGCAAGTTGGTTTTCTAATCCGTTCTGAAGCAgtcaaaattcattttgcatttaAAATATGAATTAATCTTTTTTACACTGACAGTGTGTACACTATAAACGTTAGATAAAtgataactatgcaaaatttgaatttgaaattcaatttttgcacacatgtcatgaatcacctcaaacggtgatagtgtatataagatttactctcaAAGTATATATAAACAAGAGTATACATGTCGACCAACCAGTACACATGTAGACATGAAGACTATGCAAGAATGTGTAATACTATCAATCTGCATATACACTCTTTGAGTGCTAATGTTACTGTTAATTTTTCTTTGCTGTTCATCTatcactttattttttttttcccagggATGTATAGGATCACAATCTTTAAGTTTAACTACTAATTTGTTAAACTCTACTTGTTGACAACTTGTCATAGTGCTGTAACAATGTCAAACCCTAGTTCTTCCATCTCTTGCacaaagtcaaaaaaaaattttttttttgtcagactACATATCCTAGAGCCTTGAAATTACTCATTTAATCTGGGAATTGATCACTCAAATACAAACAACAAACTTCATACAAACGGCACAATTGTTACACAACATCCAAACACAGCACAGTAATTATATTCATCCTTTATACATAATAAGCATAGAGTCCATATAACTCTAGACACAAAGGTATTTTTCACTTTGTCTTGAACCATATTTCCTAAAAACATGTAGCAAAGCAGCAGCAGAAACATGCCTCCAAACCTCTGATGAAGAGCTAGGACCAACTTGCATCAGTTGCCTGATTCTTGGAGTCTGCGATGCCCGATTTCATCACTAGCTGCAGAACCTTCATTTCTTACTGTACAAGGagcaaaagaatgggaaaatccTATTAGGATTAAGCATGAAACAGTGGAAGTGAAAAAGGTGGATAGAATGCATATTTCTTAATGGTAAAACTTGCTTATTTTTTACCATTGGATGAATCAGCTGACCCCTGAGAATATTGTTGGTCTTCACGACCTTTAACAATCCATGAGCTGACAGCCCCTTTAAGCCTATCTACCATACCCTTTCCACTGCTTTCGCGACCAGCAGCAATGGCATCTTTaccctctctcttcctctccatTCCAGTCCCAAGACGCCTTGCTACCTCCTCTGACTCAGTCACCTTCCCCATTGGCTTTGATTCACCTGTTTTTCCGACCGCTTCTTTCTTCTTGTGCAAAGTCTCTGATATCACCTCAGAAAGCGCCTTATCTTCTTCACGAGGTTTAAACTTCTCAACCAGGTACTCCTTCACAGACACACCTTTATCAGGCACTTTACCACCACTTGTTTCAGATCCTTCCTGTCCTGTTCCAGTACTGCCTTTCACCTTTGACACCACAGAACTTCCAGCATCTGCGACTTTCTGGTAAACTGGTGCCAGTTTGTCAGTAACTGTCGCTGAGACTTTATGTGCATACTCCGCTGGGGATGCACCTGATTTTGCAGCATTCTTTTTTTCATCGGTTTCAGGGACTTTACCACCTTCAGTGCCTCCATATCCAAGCTTGGAAGCGACTACATTCTTGGCAGACATTGCTTTGTCAGCAATAGTGGATGTAGCTAGTGATATCTTCTCAACATAACCGCTCTGGTCTGATGATTTTCCGGTTAATGTGTCACGCGGTAAGTTGTCTTCTGGTTTGCTAGGATCACAACTTTTTGGAGCTGAATCAGATTTGCCTTCAGTAGGATTTGGCTCTGGAGCAAACTGACCATGGCTTCCTGTATACCCCTCTTGTCCTGATTCCGATTTAGGCACTGATTCATCATAAACACCCATCTTATTGAAGGATTGGATCAGTGGGGTTATTCCAACTTCTTCACCACCCTTTCCAGTTGGATCAGTAACTTTAGTTTGATAATTTGAAGGCAAAACTTCTCCTGGCCGGTTTTTCGGCGCTTGAGGATCTTCCTCTAAGCCTTCTAGAGCACCAATTCTAAACCCCTGAGGGCCAACATTTTCATTGTCGTTTCTGGCACCTGAATCCCCTTTTGTTCG
This region of Coffea arabica cultivar ET-39 chromosome 3c, Coffea Arabica ET-39 HiFi, whole genome shotgun sequence genomic DNA includes:
- the LOC113734434 gene encoding glutathione reductase, chloroplastic-like, producing MASLGRKMLIDGEVENSNEGDVRYDFDLFVIGAGSGGVRAARFSAQSGAKVGICELPFHPISSEVVGGVGGTCVIRGCVPKKILVYGAAFGPELEDARNFGWELNERIDFNWKKLLHKKTEEIVRLNGIYKRLLSNAGVKLFEGEGRVVGPNEVEVTQLDGTKIIYSAKHILIATGSRAQRPAISGQELAITSDEALSLEELPKHAVILGGGYIAVEFASIWRGMGATVDLCFRKELPLRGFDDEMRAVVARNLEGRGIHMHPQTTLTELVKTEEGIKVRTDHGEELIADVVLFATGRAPNTKRLNLEAVGVELDKIGAIKVDEYSRTNIPSIWAIGDVTNRVNLTPVALMEGTCFAKTVFGGQPTKPDYVHIPCAVFCIPPLSVVGLTEEQAIEQANGELLVFTSSFNPMKNTISGRQEKTIMKLVVEAETDKVLGASMCGPDAPEIMQGIAIALKCGATKAQFDSTVGIHPSAAEEFVTMRSVTRRVDAAGKPRTNL
- the LOC113734863 gene encoding low-temperature-induced 65 kDa protein; its protein translation is MESQLHRPYDHTDDQDPQHAAVEDEGDHHHHEKTSVMRKVKAKAKKIKETLAKHGLGHEHEHERDYSHDDPDEGEENEDEEMEEDPEVHGAPMYESTVIGSAIPAQNVNLEKPTAIGETGATRLVFEGQSGENLGKPSAMEVVHAPEDKDISFPPEIRRTKGDSGARNDNENVGPQGFRIGALEGLEEDPQAPKNRPGEVLPSNYQTKVTDPTGKGGEEVGITPLIQSFNKMGVYDESVPKSESGQEGYTGSHGQFAPEPNPTEGKSDSAPKSCDPSKPEDNLPRDTLTGKSSDQSGYVEKISLATSTIADKAMSAKNVVASKLGYGGTEGGKVPETDEKKNAAKSGASPAEYAHKVSATVTDKLAPVYQKVADAGSSVVSKVKGSTGTGQEGSETSGGKVPDKGVSVKEYLVEKFKPREEDKALSEVISETLHKKKEAVGKTGESKPMGKVTESEEVARRLGTGMERKREGKDAIAAGRESSGKGMVDRLKGAVSSWIVKGREDQQYSQGSADSSNVRNEGSAASDEIGHRRLQESGN